In one window of Eleutherodactylus coqui strain aEleCoq1 chromosome 10, aEleCoq1.hap1, whole genome shotgun sequence DNA:
- the LOC136580073 gene encoding tigger transposable element-derived protein 6-like — protein MATSGTKRKLCILTLRDRISVIKENEAGRSQRDLAKEFNCSKTQIQATLANREHYLRQWQENVNENSKRRRWQPFEDVNKAVLDWLYHARSEHFPISGPMLQEKALQIASQLGLHHFHASNGWLNKFRTRHNIIFHPISGASVEMRDDDDSALKDRLQVIVMGYTDSDIYTMDETGLFFKAIPDKTLTAKSAQCMDGSWAEQRLTVALCANLCGDKEQPLVVHSSNLPGSAHRTVVPSMGMWQHANSKAWMTPEIYRSWIEKLNEKMRLQNRRILLFVDSAPCHSAEKLSHVEVTLLPAHGTSWSPPMCQGVIRAFKIHYRKKLMRSLLARMDDAETVHTLAKGISLTDALSWVKTAWAEVRPETITRGFLHCGFVPTVDVSHDDDEDAARSLAILNQLGEAANVTMDLENIDENLECSNSEDSCEDDDPHSDPQTNDLEPSLPAEEPIALEEALSSIRRHKLLAAELGSQLLMDSLLQVETEYENIIVAKKLDQM, from the coding sequence ATGGCAACCTCCGGCACCAAACGAAAGCTCTGCATCCTAACCTTAAGGGACAGAATTTCCGTCATTAAGGAAAATGAGGCTGGACGATCACAGCGGGACTTGGCCAAGGAGTTCAACTGCAGTAAGACACAGATCCAGGCGACCCTGGCCAACAGGGAGCATTACCTGAGACAGTGGCAGGAGAACGTCAATGAGAACTCAAAGCGGCGCCGCTGGCAGCCATTTGAGGACGTGAACAAGGCAGTGCTGGACTGGCTCTACCACGCCCGCTCCGAACATTTCCCCATAAGTGGCCCAATGCTGCAGGAGAAGGCATTGCAGATTGCATCTCAGTTGGGACTCCACCATTTCCACGCCAGTAATGGATGGCTCAATAAGTTCCGGACGCGACACAACATAATTTTCCACCCCATCTCTGGTGCTAGTGTAGAGATGAGAGATGATGACGACTCAGCCTTGAAGGACCGGCTGCAGGTCATAGTAATGGGCTACACAGATAGTGACATCTACACTATGGATGAAACCGGCCTCTTCTTCAAAGCCATCCCGGACAAGACGTTAACTGCGAAAAGTGCCCAGTGCATGGACGGAAGCTGGGCAGAACAAAGACTGACAGTGGCATTATGTGCCAACCTCTGTGGAGACAAGGAGCAGCCACTGGTGGTCCACAGCTCTAATCTCCCAGGGTCTGCCCACAGAACAGTTGTGCCCTCAATGGGGATGTGGCAGCACGCAAACAGTAAGGCGTGGATGACACCCGAGATCTATCGCTCATGGATAGAGAAACTAAATGAGAAAATGCGGCTGCAGAACCGTAGAATCTTACTGTTTGTAGACAGCGCTCCCTGTCACTCCGCAGAAAAGCTATCACACGTGGAGGTGACGCTCCTACCAGCACACGGCACATCATGGTCACCCCCAATGTGCCAAGGTGTGATCCGTGCCTTCAAGATCCATTATCGGAAGAAGCTGATGCGCTCCCTGCTGGCCAGGATGGATGATGCCGAGACGGTGCACACACTGGCCAAGGGCATCAGTCTGACGGATGCGCTGAGCTGGGTGAAGACTGCATGGGCTGAAGTAAGACCAGAGACTATCACACGGGGTTTCCTACACTGCGGGTTTGTGCCCACAGTGGATGTCAGCcatgatgatgatgaggatgcCGCCCGATCTCTTGCTATTCTCAACCAACTTGGTGAAGCTGCCAATGTGACCATGGACTTGGAAAATATTGATGAAAACCTCGAATGCTCCAACAGCGAGGACAGCTGTGAGGACGACGACCCACATAGTGACCCCCAGACCAATGATCTGGAACCTTCTCTCCCTGCTGAGGAGCCTATAGCCTTGGAAGAGGCTCTTTCCAGCATCCGGCGGCATAAGTTGCTTGCGGCAGAGCTGGGCAGTCAGCTCCTCATGGACTCGTTGCTGCAGGTGGAGACGGAGTATGAGAACATCATTGTGGCCAAAAAGTTAGATCAGATGTAG